One Accipiter gentilis chromosome 25, bAccGen1.1, whole genome shotgun sequence genomic region harbors:
- the ATP5MJ gene encoding ATP synthase subunit ATP5MJ, mitochondrial — MVQTMLPKSLRAMKFYFTTVYQEIWVGVALTAYVYYKISYGGKKAVADKSSGAGHH, encoded by the exons ATGGTGCAGACCATGCTTCCAAAGTCATTGAGAGCCATGAAATTCTACTTCACAACCGTGTATCAAGAAATATGGGTTGGTGTAGCATTAACAGCTTATGTCTATTACAAAATTTCATATGGTG gcaaaaaaGCAGTGGCAGATA AGTCCTCTGGTGCTGGCCATCATTAA